A window of Vigna unguiculata cultivar IT97K-499-35 chromosome 4, ASM411807v1, whole genome shotgun sequence contains these coding sequences:
- the LOC114180848 gene encoding receptor-like protein 35: MITPTAMSMKNPVRLGLMMFMVCVVSQVVHGEQKIRCIPEEREALLQFKAAIVDDFGMLSSWTTPHCCQWEGIRCSNLTSHIIGLHLPGGFPDEYVYDEVSYKYMSGEIHKSLMELPQLQYLNLSFNYFRYQRIPEFLGSLKNLKYLDLSSCYFGGEIPSQFGSLSHLKYLNLASNSLNGSIPHQLGNLSQLQHLDLGYNFLEGNIPSYLGNLSRLQYLDLNCNNFEGNIASQLGNLSQLHELYLGGYGINLAHEAFLETCLFQVLEQISRQYLCQSSSLPLILRWIR, translated from the exons ATGATAACACCCACAGCGATGTCAATGAAGAATCCAGTTCGATTAGGATTGATGATGTTTATGGTGTGTGTGGTGTCGCAGGTTGTTCACGGTGAACAGAAAATCAGATGCATTCCAGAGGAGAGGGAAGCACTGCTTCAATTCAAGGCTGCCATTGTTGATGACTTCGGCATGCTCTCCTCGTGGACCACTCCTCACTGCTGCCAATGGGAGGGGATTCGCTGCAGCAACCTCACCTCCCATATTATAGGCCTCCACCTTCCCGGTGGGTTTCCTGACGAATATGTCTATGATGAAGTCTCTTATAAATATATGAGCGGAGAGATCCACAAGTCGTTGATGGAGTTGCCACAATTACAATATTTGAACCTCAGTTTCAATTATTTTCGATATCAAAGAATCCCAGAGTTTCTTGGTTCTCTCAAAAACTTGAAATACCTTGATCTCTCTTCATGTTATTTTGGCGGAGAAATTCCAAGTCAGTTTGGCTCTCTTTCTCATTTGAAATACTTAAATCTTGCTAGTAATTCTCTGAACGGTTCAATCCCTCATCAGCTTGGAAATCTCTCCCAGTTGCAGCATCTTGATCTTGGGTACAATTTTCTTGAAGGAAATATACCATCTTATCTTGGAAATCTCTCCCGGTTACAGTATCTTGATCTCAACTGCAATAATTTTGAAGGAAATATAGCATCTCAACTTGGAAATCTCTCCCAATTGCATGAGCTCTATCTTGGAGGATATGGGATTAACTTAGCCCATGAAG CGTTCCTGGAGACATGCCTATTTCAAGTTCTTGAACAAATTAGCAGACAATATTTATGTCAAAGTAGCAGTCTTCCGTTAATACTAAGGTGGATAAGGTAA
- the LOC114181738 gene encoding receptor-like protein EIX1, with translation MITPTTMSMKNPVRLGLMMFMVCVVSQVVHGEQKIRCIPEEREALLQFRAAIVDEYGMLSSWTTPHCCQWEGIRCTNLTSHIIGLHLPAGFPDEYDSEYKYMRGEIHKSLMELPQLQYLNLSSNLFEDSHIPEFLGSLKNLKYLDLSSCYFGGEIPSQFGSLSHLKYLNLASNSLNGSIPHQLGNLSQLQCLDLSYNNFEGNIPSQLGNLSQLHELYLASVYGINLAHEGKWLSNLFSLTHLDLSSVSNPNPSHSWLKEIAKLPKLRELSLVDCSLSDHFILSSTSFKFNFSTSLSVLDLSWNTFTSTMVFQWVSNITSNLVELDLSYNLLKGSISSDFVMVMNSLRHLDLSSNSFKDKDLKSLMNSCTLHSLNMAANNLTEDLSSILSNLSGGCVRHSLQEFDLSQNQITGNLLMLSGFSSLKELFLNQNNLSGEIPQDIMLPPNLESLSIMGNSFEGGIPKSFGNACALCSLDISYNSLSKEFSMIINNLSGCARNSLQELSLRGNKINGTLPDLSIFLTLKGLDLSENQLNGKVSEGSKLPSSLEYLSTQSNKFEGGIPKSFGNACALRSLDMSNNSLSEEFPKIIHHLSGCARYSLEELNLNMNQINGTLPDFSIFTSLKRLYVGENMLNGWIPRNIQFPPQLEILDIHSNYLEGVLTDYHFANVSKLQELYLFDNSLALVFTQNWVPPFQLFFINLRSCKLGPTFPKWLKTQNKFYYIDISNASISDVVPEWFWANLQLQEMISVDISYNNLRGIIPNFPPKYLLHYVSLGSNQFDGPIPQFLRNSGVLDLSKNKFSSSSLFLCLNGTIETLYQLDLSNNRLSGQIPDCWSHFKSLTYLDLSYNNFSGKIPTSMGSLFDLQALLLRNNNLTSGIPLSLRSCTKLVMLDMAENKLSGIFPAWIGSSLKKLQFLSLRSNNLYGTLPIQICYLRNIQLLDLSINYLFGKIPKCIKNFVAMAKKTSSEGYHHYSYHIGKLGGTNSYELNEILMWKGSKQMFMNEELSLLKSIDFSSNHFSKEIPMEIEDLFELVSLNLSRNNLIGKIPSNIGKLASLEFLDLSRNKLVGSIPTSLAQINRLTMLDLSHNYLSGEIPIGTQLQSFNASSYENNLDLCGLPLEKLCIKPAQDKNLKIHQDEYSFLNNDFLISMAFGFVISFLMVFFSILFERSWRHAYFKFLNKLADNIYVKVAVFR, from the coding sequence ATGATAACACCCACAACGATGTCAATGAAGAATCCAGTTCGATTAGGATTGATGATGTTTATGGTGTGTGTGGTGTCGCAGGTTGTTCACGGTGAACAGAAAATCAGATGCATTCCAGAGGAGAGAGAAGCACTCCTCCAATTCAGGGCTGCAATCGTAGATGAGTACGGCATGCTCTCTTCGTGGACCACTCCTCACTGCTGCCAATGGGAGGGGATTCGCTGCACCAACCTCACCTCCCATATTATAGGCCTCCACCTTCCCGCTGGGTTTCCTGACGAATATGATtctgaatataaatatatgaggGGAGAGATCCACAAGTCGTTGATGGAGTTGCCACAATTACAATATTTGAACCTCAGTTCTAATTTATTTGAAGACAGTCACATCCCAGAGTTTCTTGGTTCTCTCAAAAACTTGAAATACCTTGATCTCTCTTCATGTTATTTTGGCGGAGAAATTCCAAGTCAGTTCGGCTCTCTTTCTCATTTGAAATACTTAAATCTTGCTAGTAATTCTTTGAACGGTTCAATCCCTCATCAGCTTGGAAATCTCTCCCAGTTACAGTGTCTTGATCTTTCCTACAATAATTTTGAAGGAAATATACCATCTCAACTTGGAAATCTCTCCCAATTGCATGAGCTCTATCTTGCATCAGTATATGGGATTAACTTAGCCCATGAAGGTAAGTGGCTCTCAAATCTCTTTTCTTTAACCCATCTTGACTTGAGCTCTGTATCAAATCCTAATCCTTCTCATAGTTGGTTGAAAGAGATTGCGAAGCTACCTAAACTAAGAGAACTAAGTTTAGTTGATTGTAGCCTTTCCGATCATTTCATTCTCTCATCCACATCTTTTAAGTTCAATTTCTCTACTTCCCTCTCTGTCCTTGATCTTTCTTGGAACACCTTCACGTCAACAATGGTATTTCAGTGGGTGTCAAACATCACTTCCAACCTTGTTGAGCTTGATCTTAGTTATAACCTCTTGAAGGGTTCCATATCAAGTGATTTTGTCATGGTCATGAATTCGCTTAGGCACCTTGACCTCTCCTCTAATTCTTTCAAGGACAAGGATTTGAAATCCCTCATGAATTCATGCACCTTACATTCTTTAAACATGGCTGCAAACAATTTGACTGAAGACCTCTCATCCATTCTCAGTAATTTGTCCGGTGGTTGCGTTAGACACTCACTACAAGAATTTGATTTGTCACAAAATCAAATTACTGGCAATTTGCTTATGCTTTCAGGGTTTTCATCTCTAAAAGAATTGTTTCtcaatcaaaataatttaagtgGAGAGATACCTCAAGACATCATGTTACCGCCTAACTTGGAGTCTCTCTCAATTATGGGAAACTCTTTTGAAGGTGGAATCCCAAAATCATTTGGGAATGCATGTGCTTTGTGCTCATTGGATATATCTTATAATAGCTTGAGTAAAGAGTTTtcaatgataattaataacttaTCTGGATGTGCTAGAAACTCATTACAAGAGTTGAGTTTGAGAGGAAATAAGATCAATGGTACCCTTCCTgacctttcaatttttttaactctaAAAGGATTAGATCTTAGTGAAAATCAATTAAATGGAAAGGTATCTGAAGGTAGCAAATTGCCATCTTCGTTGGAGTATTTGTCTACCCAATCCAATAAATTTGAAGGTGGAATTCCAAAATCATTTGGAAATGCATGTGCTTTACGTTCACTGGATATGTCAAATAATAGCTTGAGTGAAGAGTTTCCAAAGATAATCCATCATTTGTCAGGATGTGCTAGATATTCATTGGAAGAATTAAATCTAAACATGAATCAAATTAATGGCACACTGCCTGACTTCTCCATATTCACTtctttaaaaagattatatgtTGGTGAAAATATGCTAAATGGATGGATTCCTAGAAATATTCAATTTCCACCTCAGTTAGAGATACTCGACATTCATTCAAATTATTTAGAAGGTGTGCTCACTGATTACCATTTTGCTAATGTGTCTAAGTTACAGGAATTGTATTTATTTGACAATTCATTGGCCTTGGTATTTACCCAAAATTGGGTCCCACCTTTTCAGCTGTTCTTTATAAACTTGCGATCTTGCAAGCTAGGTCCAACATTTCCCAAATGGCTCAAgacacaaaataaattttattatatagacATTTCAAATGCTTCAATATCAGATGTTGTTCCAGAATGGTTTTGGGCTAATTTACAATTACAAGAAATGATAAGTGTGGATATTTCATACAACAATTTACGAGGTATAATTCCTAATTTTCCACCAAAGTATCTTTTACACTATGTGTCACTTGGATCAAATCAATTTGATGGTCCTATTCCTCAATTTCTACGAAATTCTGGAGTCCTTgatttgtcaaaaaataaattctcaAGTTCtagtttgtttttatgtttgaaTGGTACAATTGAGACTTTGTACCAGTTAGACCTTTCAAATAATAGATTATCTGGACAAATTCCAGATTGTTGGAGTCATTTCAAGTCATTAACTTATTTGGATCTAAGTTACAATAATTTTTCAGGAAAAATTCCTACTTCAATGGGTTCACTTTTTGATCTTCAAGCATTGTTATTGAGAAACAATAACTTAACAAGTGGAATTCCTTTGTCTTTGAGAAGTTGCACAAAACTAGTAATGTTAGATATGgcagaaaataaattatcagGAATTTTTCCTGCTTGGATTGGGAGTAGTTTAAAAAAGCTGCAATTTTTAAGCTTAAGAAGTAATAATTTGTATGGAACTTTACCAATACAAATTTGCTATCTCAGAAACATTCAACTATTGGATCTCTCAATCAACTACTTATTTGGGAAAATTcctaaatgtataaaaaattttgttgCAATGGCTAAAAAGACGTCTTCAGAAGGATACCATCATTATAGTTACCACATAGGCAAACTTGGAGGCACTAATTCGTATGAGTTGAATGAAATCTTGATGTGGAAAGGTTCAAAACAAATGTTCATGAACGAAGAGCTATCTCTCTTAAAAAGCATCGATTTCTCAAGCAATCACTTCTCCAAAGAAATTCCCATGGAAATAGAGGATTTATTTGAATTGGTTTCATTGAATTTATCAAGAAACAATTTAATAGGAAAAATTCCTTCAAATATTGGAAAACTGGCATCACTTGAATTTTTGGATCTTTCAAGAAATAAACTAGTTGGTTCAATTCCTACTAGTCTTGCTCAAATCAATCGACTCACTATGTTAGATCTATCACATAACTATCTATCCGGAGAAATTCCAATTGGCACACAATTGCAAAGTTTCAATGCATCGAGTTATGAAAATAATCTCGATCTTTGTGGACTACCACTTGAGAAATTGTGTATTAAACCGGCACAagataaaaatcttaaaattcatcAAGATGAATATTCATTTCTTAATAATGATTTTCTCATCAGTATGGCATTTGGATTTGTGATAAGCTTTTTGATGGTATTCTTCTCAATTTTATTCGAGCGTTCCTGGAGACATGCCTATTTCAAGTTCTTGAACAAATTAGCGGACAATATTTATGTCAAAGTAGCAGTCTTCCGTTAA